Proteins co-encoded in one Actinomadura luteofluorescens genomic window:
- the map gene encoding type I methionyl aminopeptidase: MIEILNASEVAQARHTGALVADILHTVKSRTTVGTNLLDIDQWTKAMIVEAGAESCYVDYAPSFGRGPFGHYICTSVNDAVLHGLPYDYTLADGDLLSLDLAVSLGGVAADSAISFIVGETSPPESAALISTTERALRAGIAAAGPGARTGDISHAIGSVLREAGYSINTDFGGHGIGSTMHQDPHVSNTGRPGRGYKLRPGLLLALEPWIMSDTVDLVTDADGWTLRSATGCRTAHSEHTIAITEDGAEILTLPEHARP, from the coding sequence ATGATCGAGATCTTGAACGCCAGCGAAGTGGCCCAGGCCAGGCACACGGGCGCCCTGGTCGCCGACATCCTGCATACGGTGAAAAGCCGCACGACGGTCGGCACGAACCTGCTGGACATCGACCAGTGGACGAAAGCCATGATCGTCGAGGCGGGGGCGGAGTCCTGCTACGTCGACTACGCGCCGTCCTTCGGGCGTGGGCCGTTCGGCCACTACATCTGCACGTCCGTCAACGACGCCGTCCTTCACGGGCTGCCCTACGACTACACGCTCGCCGACGGGGACCTGCTGAGCCTCGACCTCGCCGTCTCCCTGGGGGGAGTCGCCGCCGACTCGGCCATCAGCTTCATCGTGGGCGAGACGAGCCCGCCGGAGAGCGCCGCGCTGATCAGCACGACCGAACGCGCGCTGCGGGCGGGGATCGCCGCGGCCGGCCCCGGGGCTCGCACCGGAGACATCTCCCACGCCATCGGCTCGGTCCTGCGCGAGGCGGGGTATTCGATCAACACCGACTTCGGCGGCCACGGCATCGGATCGACGATGCACCAGGACCCGCACGTCTCCAACACCGGACGCCCCGGCCGCGGGTACAAGCTGCGCCCTGGGCTGCTGCTCGCCCTGGAGCCGTGGATCATGTCCGACACCGTCGACCTCGTCACCGACGCCGACGGCTGGACGCTCCGCAGCGCCACGGGCTGCCGCACGGCCCACAGCGAGCACACGATCGCCATCACCGAGGACGGCGCCGAAATCCTCACCCTTCCGGAGCACGCACGCCCCTAA
- a CDS encoding macro domain-containing protein — protein MIVERAGDLLQDDAQALVNPVNTVGVMGKGLALQFRRAHPENFEAYAKACAEKRVRPGEVFPVPVEAGRWILNFPTKRHWRSTSRLEDIEAGLDDLVRLSGELGLVTIAVPPLGCGHGGLPWPTVRSLINEKLGELDAEIRLYPPEPL, from the coding sequence ATGATCGTCGAGAGGGCGGGGGACCTTCTCCAGGACGACGCGCAGGCGCTCGTCAACCCGGTCAACACGGTCGGGGTCATGGGCAAGGGGCTCGCGCTCCAGTTCAGGCGGGCTCACCCGGAGAACTTCGAGGCCTATGCCAAGGCCTGCGCGGAGAAGCGGGTCCGGCCCGGAGAGGTGTTCCCGGTGCCGGTCGAGGCCGGCCGCTGGATCCTCAACTTCCCCACCAAGCGGCATTGGCGGAGCACCTCCCGGCTTGAGGACATCGAGGCGGGCCTTGATGACCTCGTCCGCCTTTCGGGTGAACTGGGGCTGGTCACGATCGCCGTTCCGCCGCTCGGCTGCGGCCACGGCGGCCTGCCGTGGCCGACCGTCCGGTCATTGATCAACGAGAAACTCGGCGAACTGGACGCGGAGATCCGCCTCTACCCGCCCGAGCCGCTATGA
- a CDS encoding ester cyclase — MTTREDASTLVRRMQECFNTRQFDAAAALHTPDFFSHPLGAGFEAGQAAWRMLVSRFPEVRVVAQDVLVDGDRAAVRSTVEGLALPDGGAQPELFEIFRFEDGRFAEMWGASTGFPTSTSPEDLLT; from the coding sequence ATGACCACTCGCGAGGACGCAAGCACCCTGGTACGGCGGATGCAGGAGTGCTTCAACACCAGGCAGTTCGACGCGGCCGCCGCCCTGCACACGCCTGACTTCTTCAGCCATCCCCTCGGCGCCGGCTTCGAGGCGGGCCAGGCCGCTTGGCGCATGCTCGTCTCCCGGTTCCCGGAAGTGCGGGTCGTCGCCCAGGACGTCCTGGTCGACGGCGACAGGGCCGCCGTCCGCTCGACCGTCGAGGGACTCGCCCTTCCGGACGGCGGCGCGCAGCCCGAACTGTTCGAGATCTTCCGCTTCGAGGACGGCCGGTTCGCGGAGATGTGGGGCGCCAGCACCGGCTTCCCGACCTCGACCAGCCCCGAGGACCTGCTCACCTAA
- a CDS encoding TetR/AcrR family transcriptional regulator — MSSQPPDPDPATATRRDRGLRADARRNRERVLRTAQRLFATEGLGVSLDEIARRAGVGPGTVHRHFPAKEELYLAVAIDMLEGLIAEAETLAATGDPEAVFTLLARMVAAGAENEAVKSALAAAEFDLRTAAPDVAADLTRHVADLLDRAHAAGTVRDDVTADEVMALVAGAFAAIRHAGAETDQGRSARIAQLILDGLRPR, encoded by the coding sequence ATGTCCAGCCAGCCACCTGATCCCGACCCGGCGACGGCCACCCGGCGCGACCGGGGGTTGCGGGCCGATGCGCGCCGCAATCGCGAGCGGGTGCTGCGGACCGCTCAGCGGCTGTTCGCGACGGAGGGGCTGGGCGTCTCGCTCGACGAGATCGCCCGCCGCGCCGGTGTCGGCCCCGGTACCGTCCACCGTCACTTCCCGGCCAAGGAAGAGCTGTACCTCGCCGTCGCGATCGACATGCTGGAAGGGTTGATAGCCGAGGCGGAGACGCTCGCCGCCACCGGCGACCCCGAGGCCGTGTTCACGCTGCTGGCCCGGATGGTCGCCGCGGGGGCCGAGAACGAGGCCGTGAAGAGCGCGCTCGCGGCCGCCGAGTTCGACCTGCGCACCGCCGCCCCCGACGTCGCGGCAGACCTCACCCGCCACGTCGCGGACCTGCTCGACCGCGCGCACGCGGCCGGAACGGTTCGCGACGACGTCACAGCCGACGAGGTGATGGCCTTGGTCGCCGGCGCCTTCGCCGCCATCCGCCACGCCGGTGCGGAAACCGACCAGGGCCGATCGGCTCGCATCGCCCAACTGATCCTGGACGGCCTCCGCCCCCGCTGA
- a CDS encoding suppressor of fused domain protein produces the protein MLNLDGWNAIDGVLKEHYGDAARLEWDAPVPYRPAGPMPVGRFVTNTIAIYPRDEPVPHWHLVGYALTAPFEERGYEFTLRVPRRPEETEAPNWALAHLEHLALYVVKSGNDFQVGHYIEFPDPIDPERPDSDVRAGGLVLDPELGRARTDLGDVTFLQFVGLTTDELHAAQSWHVDGLVEAMAPHLPMLVTDLGRMSLADLPDVAWAVREGSAREGAGTGFLFFQRLAADTSDGVTLEIGVQHVSQFTKVLPARVPHGNPLILRGPGEPVVLLPGRDFRHARNGDALEITMPDGVCRAVADTVRPQPGSYLVGPLTVNVVA, from the coding sequence ATGCTCAATCTGGACGGATGGAACGCGATCGACGGGGTGCTCAAGGAGCACTACGGGGACGCGGCGCGGTTGGAGTGGGACGCGCCTGTGCCGTACCGGCCGGCGGGGCCGATGCCGGTGGGGCGGTTCGTCACCAACACGATCGCGATCTACCCGCGGGACGAGCCCGTGCCGCACTGGCATCTCGTGGGGTACGCGCTGACCGCGCCGTTCGAGGAGCGCGGGTACGAGTTCACGCTGCGGGTGCCGCGGCGGCCGGAGGAGACGGAGGCGCCGAACTGGGCGCTGGCGCACCTGGAGCATCTGGCGTTGTACGTGGTGAAGAGCGGCAACGACTTCCAGGTGGGGCACTACATCGAGTTCCCCGACCCGATCGACCCCGAGCGGCCGGACTCCGACGTCCGCGCCGGGGGGCTGGTGCTGGACCCCGAGCTCGGGCGGGCGCGGACGGACCTGGGGGACGTCACGTTCCTGCAGTTCGTCGGCCTCACCACCGACGAGCTGCACGCGGCGCAGTCGTGGCATGTGGACGGGCTCGTCGAGGCGATGGCGCCGCACCTGCCGATGCTGGTCACCGATCTCGGCCGGATGTCGCTGGCGGACCTGCCCGACGTCGCGTGGGCGGTCCGCGAGGGCTCGGCGCGGGAGGGGGCGGGGACGGGGTTCCTGTTCTTCCAGCGGCTGGCCGCCGACACCTCGGACGGTGTCACGCTGGAGATCGGCGTCCAGCACGTGTCGCAGTTCACCAAGGTGCTGCCGGCCCGGGTGCCGCACGGGAACCCGCTGATCCTGCGCGGGCCCGGGGAGCCCGTCGTGCTGCTCCCGGGGCGGGACTTCCGCCACGCCCGCAACGGCGACGCCCTGGAGATCACGATGCCGGACGGGGTGTGCCGCGCCGTCGCCGACACCGTCCGGCCGCAGCCCGGGTCCTACCTCGTCGGGCCACTGACGGTGAACGTGGTCGCCTAG
- a CDS encoding SpoIIE family protein phosphatase codes for MQESARDEDMDRLTGDARTVRQVFEAIPAAVAGVESPGEYRLVAVNAAYRALVERDEVLGRSAAELFSEFVAQQLSDLLDRPFRTGETVTAREWRIQLPRATGPDEDVYLDCTVVPQKSATGEVVRLVAFAQDVTERVRERQAARRAAEEGAGEPGDAVGALQRQLLPAGLPILPGLQIGGSYLPGGASAAGGDWFDAVPLPDGRTALVVGDVAGHGVEASAAMGRIRAVLEDRLDHTGDIAEALAAADRLAERLPAARAATVCVAAVDPGDGRVTYCTAGHPPPLLIPSEGPARYLRSSGGGPLGTGTGFPLAHDRLAVGDQLLLYSDGIVRRPGQEVAAGTVELAEVAADVAAGRALREDWLTAVDRLTTQTLELLIRTSGHDDDIALLAAQRTAPPAPLPLDLPAESEAIPAARKALDEWLYDLGARAEDVILLRHAIGELVTNAVEHAYDGTPGAVRIRAECTARGVVEIEVADDGHWREPWQPTEDRGRGLAMASDFADELHVETGPRGTTATVRHRLTRPARLLTPGEVAPAPAPSDLPNLLLILDQPSEGHPRIRLDGPIDAATAEQLREELVVRTRGGTTPLTVDLTGVTHLSSAGVAVLYEAENRTDSPGRPFLLYSPPGSPAQHVMAMVALPHTTADPG; via the coding sequence ATGCAAGAGTCCGCACGCGACGAGGACATGGACAGGCTCACCGGCGACGCCCGGACCGTCCGGCAGGTGTTCGAGGCGATCCCGGCCGCGGTCGCCGGGGTCGAGAGCCCCGGCGAGTACCGGCTGGTCGCGGTGAACGCCGCCTACCGCGCGCTGGTGGAGCGGGACGAGGTACTCGGCCGCTCCGCCGCCGAACTGTTCTCCGAGTTCGTCGCCCAGCAGTTGTCCGACCTGCTCGACCGCCCGTTCCGCACCGGTGAGACGGTCACGGCGCGCGAATGGCGGATCCAGCTCCCCCGCGCGACCGGCCCCGACGAGGACGTGTACCTCGACTGCACGGTCGTCCCGCAGAAGTCCGCGACCGGCGAGGTGGTCCGGCTCGTGGCGTTCGCGCAGGACGTCACCGAGCGGGTGCGGGAGCGGCAGGCGGCGCGCCGTGCCGCCGAGGAGGGCGCGGGCGAGCCCGGCGACGCCGTCGGGGCGCTGCAGCGGCAGCTGCTGCCCGCGGGCCTGCCGATCCTGCCGGGCCTGCAGATCGGCGGCAGCTACCTGCCCGGCGGCGCCTCCGCCGCGGGCGGCGACTGGTTCGACGCCGTCCCCCTCCCCGACGGCCGGACGGCCCTCGTGGTCGGGGACGTGGCGGGGCACGGCGTCGAGGCGTCGGCGGCGATGGGACGGATCCGCGCCGTCCTGGAGGACCGGCTCGACCACACCGGCGACATCGCCGAGGCGCTCGCCGCCGCCGACCGGCTCGCCGAACGCCTCCCGGCCGCGCGGGCGGCGACCGTGTGCGTCGCCGCCGTCGACCCGGGCGACGGGCGGGTGACGTACTGCACGGCCGGGCATCCGCCGCCGCTGCTGATCCCGTCCGAAGGCCCCGCCCGCTACCTGCGCTCGTCCGGCGGCGGGCCGCTCGGCACCGGGACCGGCTTCCCGCTCGCGCACGACCGGCTCGCCGTCGGCGACCAGCTCCTCCTCTACAGCGACGGCATCGTGCGGCGGCCCGGCCAGGAGGTCGCGGCCGGAACCGTCGAGCTGGCGGAGGTCGCCGCTGACGTCGCCGCCGGGCGGGCGCTGCGCGAGGACTGGCTCACCGCCGTCGACCGCCTCACCACGCAGACGCTGGAACTGCTGATCAGGACGTCGGGGCACGACGACGACATCGCGCTGCTGGCCGCGCAGCGGACCGCCCCGCCCGCGCCGCTGCCGCTGGACCTGCCGGCCGAGTCGGAGGCGATCCCCGCCGCCCGCAAGGCCCTCGACGAGTGGCTGTACGACCTCGGGGCCCGCGCCGAGGACGTCATCCTCCTGCGCCACGCGATCGGCGAGCTCGTCACCAACGCGGTCGAGCACGCCTACGACGGCACGCCCGGCGCCGTCCGGATCCGGGCCGAGTGCACAGCGCGCGGCGTCGTCGAGATCGAGGTCGCCGACGACGGCCACTGGCGCGAGCCCTGGCAGCCCACCGAGGACCGCGGCCGCGGCCTCGCCATGGCGAGCGACTTCGCCGACGAGCTGCACGTCGAGACCGGCCCGCGCGGGACGACGGCCACCGTCCGGCACCGGCTGACCCGCCCCGCGCGGCTCCTCACCCCCGGCGAGGTCGCGCCGGCACCGGCGCCGTCCGACCTGCCGAACCTGCTGCTGATCCTGGACCAGCCCTCGGAGGGGCACCCGCGGATCCGCCTCGACGGCCCGATCGACGCCGCCACCGCCGAGCAGCTGCGCGAGGAGCTCGTGGTCCGCACCCGCGGCGGCACCACGCCCCTCACCGTCGACCTGACCGGCGTCACCCACCTGTCCAGCGCCGGCGTCGCCGTCCTCTACGAGGCCGAGAACCGCACCGACTCCCCGGGCCGCCCGTTCCTCCTCTACTCCCCGCCGGGCAGCCCGGCGCAGCACGTCATGGCGATGGTCGCCCTCCCCCACACGACCGCCGACCCCGGCTAG
- a CDS encoding MFS transporter — protein sequence MTADLTAEAAARPAAGAGTPGWAALLAASIGQFLVVLDISVVNVALPHIREGLGLGATGLQWVVNAYSLAFAGFLLLGGRAADLFGRKRVFITGLGLFTVASLAGGFGQDGAMLVGARAFQGLGAAILAPVTLSLITGTFPEGPARTRAIAMWTAVGTAGGATGGLVGGLLTDYLSWRWVLLINVPVGAVVAVIAARWLRGEGDAAGRRRLDLPGAVLVTAGVGLLAFGIGETGDHGLRGAIPLAAGIVLLAVFVAVEARTSEPLVQLRLFRLRSVAVGNLATLVGTMAGFALWYFLSLYMQNVLHYSAVRTGLSFLPHTAGIIIGSRLAPPLMARMGARRLAGIGGIVAAAGFAWQSLVLEADGTFLTAILGPGAAMALGFGLLMTPLVEASTSGADPSEAGAVAGVVNTSRTIGGAIGLTVLGTAAAHAGPDLVDGYSTAFLVAAVITAAGTAIVPFLPGPHRVSQSEEEAATA from the coding sequence ATGACCGCAGACCTCACCGCCGAGGCGGCGGCGCGGCCGGCCGCCGGGGCGGGCACCCCGGGCTGGGCCGCGCTGCTCGCCGCGTCGATCGGCCAGTTCCTCGTCGTCCTCGACATCTCCGTCGTCAACGTCGCCCTGCCGCACATCCGCGAGGGCCTCGGCCTCGGCGCGACCGGGCTGCAGTGGGTCGTCAACGCCTACTCGCTGGCCTTCGCCGGGTTCCTCCTCCTCGGCGGGCGCGCCGCCGACCTCTTCGGCCGCAAGCGCGTCTTCATCACCGGTCTCGGCCTGTTCACCGTCGCCAGCCTCGCCGGCGGGTTCGGGCAGGACGGCGCGATGCTGGTCGGGGCGCGCGCGTTCCAGGGCCTCGGCGCGGCGATCCTCGCGCCCGTCACGCTGTCGCTCATCACCGGCACCTTCCCCGAGGGCCCGGCCCGGACGCGGGCGATCGCCATGTGGACGGCGGTCGGCACCGCGGGCGGCGCGACCGGCGGCCTCGTCGGCGGGCTGCTGACCGACTACCTGAGCTGGCGCTGGGTGCTGCTGATCAACGTTCCGGTCGGCGCGGTCGTCGCGGTGATCGCCGCCCGCTGGCTGCGCGGCGAGGGCGACGCGGCCGGGCGGCGCCGCCTCGACCTGCCCGGCGCCGTCCTCGTGACCGCGGGCGTGGGCCTGCTCGCGTTCGGCATCGGCGAGACGGGGGACCACGGCCTGCGGGGTGCGATCCCGCTCGCCGCCGGCATCGTTCTGCTCGCCGTGTTCGTCGCGGTCGAGGCGCGCACCTCCGAGCCGCTCGTCCAGTTGCGCCTGTTCCGGCTGCGCAGCGTCGCGGTCGGCAACCTCGCGACGCTCGTCGGGACGATGGCGGGCTTCGCGCTCTGGTACTTCCTGTCGCTCTACATGCAGAACGTCCTGCACTACAGCGCCGTCCGGACCGGCCTGTCGTTCCTGCCGCACACGGCGGGGATCATCATCGGCTCGCGGCTCGCGCCGCCCCTGATGGCGCGGATGGGCGCCCGGCGCCTCGCCGGCATCGGCGGGATCGTGGCAGCCGCGGGCTTCGCGTGGCAGAGCCTCGTGCTGGAGGCCGACGGGACGTTCCTCACCGCCATCCTCGGGCCGGGCGCGGCCATGGCCCTCGGCTTCGGCCTCCTGATGACCCCGCTGGTGGAGGCGTCGACGAGCGGCGCGGACCCCTCCGAGGCGGGCGCGGTCGCGGGCGTCGTCAACACCTCCCGCACGATCGGCGGCGCGATCGGCCTCACCGTCCTCGGCACCGCCGCCGCGCACGCCGGGCCGGACCTGGTGGACGGCTACTCGACCGCCTTCCTCGTCGCGGCCGTCATCACCGCCGCCGGCACGGCCATCGTCCCGTTCCTGCCGGGGCCCCACCGGGTGTCTCAGTCGGAGGAGGAGGCGGCGACCGCGTGA
- a CDS encoding TerD family protein encodes MSIWLEALVVRHTHCIPAPSGPSGEGASVARQFDAALMSAGFKLSGDVLRALSGLADQTVRSVAVRTLATVRELAGDHVQHNTYFRDFPRNVPDTLDFWLGLLHETLQDAKLAPAARESRRGGVLDLLALKGYGRYQHTYEEMLAAQDELVAAAGDRVTVLHLGRALAEEAAELYLRLAESTTPLGEEDLETLGKLAAHHTGGPHPERIPVRENRAVINRVRLTLGAGLLVDTVTDVLRLACALSDGDVTLQEPTRFVSMPRPVRRALLAALDGVVRDDPGKLGDVAARREPWKRLGERLHPHEHPKWPGAADVFAVARGEKRAPSFAARFEARLASEDVEGAAHVAAGAPGMLFRSLDRLLRLAPDSQDAVLDTAESVIGRVSGRVLLSVREHLLNRAAEPGRTRLFANRLGRGVTLPDTRPPLDPGAAERLTAMLDGEIRDRLPSVGRLVVDPDVLDVALPLSGKSAGKGLGVLPRGSVAPVDDELLRFFVYWRQRERRTDFDLSVLMLGEDYGDPEWISYTNLKTVAGEHSGDITNAPEGASEFINLNLAKVEAWFIVPQVDVYSGENFEQVEESFFGFMLRDGEQKGRPFEARTVRMKSELRGPGRVALPLVFLRGDDGRWRAKWLHLHLKGAPEFNRVEDNRVTTAELLRGIVERRHLTVRHLVDLLGAGETTLWDGTPPGEPVTFIGLERPDGLHEDSTVYTPENLSDLIPA; translated from the coding sequence GTGAGCATCTGGCTTGAGGCACTGGTCGTCCGGCACACGCATTGCATTCCCGCGCCGTCCGGTCCGTCCGGAGAAGGGGCGTCGGTCGCGCGGCAGTTCGACGCCGCGCTGATGTCGGCCGGCTTCAAGCTGTCCGGCGACGTCCTGCGCGCCCTGTCGGGGCTGGCGGACCAGACCGTCCGGAGCGTCGCGGTGCGCACGCTCGCGACCGTCCGCGAGTTGGCGGGCGACCACGTCCAGCACAACACCTACTTCCGCGACTTCCCGCGCAACGTGCCCGACACCCTGGACTTCTGGCTCGGGCTCCTCCACGAGACGCTGCAGGACGCGAAGCTCGCTCCGGCGGCCCGCGAGTCGCGGCGCGGCGGCGTCCTCGACCTGCTCGCGCTCAAGGGCTACGGCCGCTACCAGCACACCTACGAGGAGATGCTGGCGGCGCAGGACGAGCTGGTCGCCGCCGCGGGCGACCGGGTGACCGTCCTGCACCTCGGGCGGGCCCTCGCCGAGGAGGCCGCGGAGCTGTACCTGCGGCTCGCGGAGAGCACCACGCCGCTGGGCGAGGAGGACCTGGAGACGCTCGGGAAGCTGGCCGCGCACCACACCGGCGGCCCGCACCCGGAGCGGATCCCCGTCCGGGAGAACCGCGCCGTCATCAACCGGGTCCGCTTGACGCTGGGCGCCGGCCTCCTCGTCGACACGGTCACCGACGTGCTGCGCCTGGCGTGCGCGCTGTCGGACGGCGACGTGACCCTCCAGGAGCCCACCCGATTCGTGTCGATGCCGCGTCCCGTGCGCCGGGCGCTGCTCGCCGCGCTCGACGGCGTCGTGCGCGACGACCCCGGCAAGCTCGGAGACGTCGCCGCCCGGCGCGAGCCGTGGAAGCGGCTCGGCGAGCGGCTCCACCCGCACGAGCACCCGAAGTGGCCCGGGGCCGCGGACGTGTTCGCGGTCGCGCGCGGCGAGAAGAGGGCGCCGTCGTTCGCGGCGCGCTTCGAGGCGCGGCTGGCGTCCGAGGACGTCGAGGGCGCCGCGCACGTCGCGGCGGGCGCGCCCGGCATGCTGTTCCGGTCCCTGGACCGGCTGCTGCGCCTCGCGCCGGACTCCCAGGACGCGGTGCTGGACACGGCCGAGTCCGTGATCGGCCGCGTCTCGGGCCGGGTGCTGCTGTCGGTGCGGGAGCACCTGCTCAACCGAGCCGCCGAGCCCGGGCGGACGCGGCTGTTCGCCAACCGGCTCGGCCGCGGCGTCACCCTGCCCGACACCCGCCCGCCCCTGGACCCCGGCGCGGCGGAGCGGCTCACGGCGATGCTGGACGGCGAGATCCGGGACCGCCTCCCGTCCGTCGGCCGCCTGGTCGTCGACCCCGACGTGCTCGACGTCGCGCTGCCGCTCAGCGGGAAGTCGGCCGGGAAGGGGCTCGGCGTCTTGCCGCGCGGCTCGGTGGCCCCCGTGGACGACGAGCTGCTGCGCTTCTTCGTCTACTGGCGGCAGCGCGAGCGCAGGACGGACTTCGACCTTTCCGTGCTCATGCTCGGCGAGGACTACGGCGACCCCGAATGGATTTCCTACACCAATCTCAAGACCGTGGCGGGAGAGCATTCCGGCGACATCACCAACGCCCCCGAAGGCGCGTCGGAGTTCATCAACCTGAACCTCGCCAAGGTCGAGGCCTGGTTCATCGTCCCGCAGGTGGACGTCTATTCCGGGGAGAATTTCGAACAGGTCGAGGAGTCGTTCTTCGGGTTCATGCTGCGCGACGGGGAGCAGAAGGGGCGCCCGTTCGAGGCGCGGACCGTCCGGATGAAGTCGGAGCTGCGCGGGCCGGGCCGGGTCGCGCTGCCGCTGGTGTTCCTGCGCGGCGACGACGGCCGGTGGCGCGCCAAGTGGCTGCACCTGCACCTGAAGGGCGCGCCGGAGTTCAACCGGGTGGAGGACAACCGCGTGACGACGGCGGAACTGCTGCGCGGCATCGTGGAGCGCCGCCACCTGACCGTCCGCCACCTGGTGGACCTGCTCGGCGCCGGCGAGACGACCCTCTGGGACGGCACGCCGCCCGGCGAGCCGGTCACGTTCATCGGCCTGGAACGCCCGGACGGCCTGCACGAGGACTCCACGGTCTACACGCCGGAAAACCTGAGTGACCTGATCCCGGCCTGA
- a CDS encoding acyltransferase family protein, with product MLPALGVSSASSRLGWLDALRGAAALAVALHHASYVYLPDLRVRLADWFDPGLFGVLVFFLVSGYIVPASLERRGSVRGFWVGRFFRIYPLLAVTCLLAVLPFLLGVLGLRAGLEQYSPATAVLAHMTMLQDVLNVPNAMNVLWTLSYEMAFYLLVVALFVVGGHRRSAPAAAVLTVVALVAVALTACGLLTGAYAPAALLSRTAGTGPVVAVTVAALAVAIPAASSGRPAPRVAGGLLGGLLALALVAVNGRVGAWEGLLMLAAMFMGTAVHRAEHGQISRRTAGATGAVVLTGALAAGTWNAAPYGRNAQLVWCGAVLAAAATFAAGWRLRHRRFPAWATGLGTISFSVYLLHPLLLMVAAQFFDVSGREDAVGLAFFLLVLIAASWASQRWIEAPAQRLGRRLARPSAPDTRPAQHALAS from the coding sequence ATGCTTCCCGCTTTGGGTGTTTCCTCCGCATCGTCCAGGCTTGGGTGGCTCGATGCGCTGCGGGGGGCCGCCGCCCTGGCGGTCGCGCTGCACCACGCGAGCTACGTGTACCTGCCCGACCTCCGGGTGCGGCTCGCCGACTGGTTCGACCCCGGCCTGTTCGGAGTGCTGGTGTTCTTCCTGGTCAGCGGCTACATCGTGCCCGCCTCGCTGGAACGGCGCGGCAGCGTGCGCGGGTTCTGGGTCGGTCGGTTCTTCCGCATCTACCCGCTGCTCGCCGTGACCTGCCTCCTCGCCGTCCTGCCGTTCCTGCTCGGCGTCCTCGGGCTCCGCGCCGGGCTGGAGCAGTACTCCCCCGCGACCGCCGTCCTGGCGCACATGACCATGCTGCAGGACGTCCTGAACGTCCCGAACGCGATGAACGTGCTGTGGACGCTGTCCTACGAGATGGCCTTCTACCTGCTGGTCGTCGCGCTGTTCGTCGTCGGCGGGCACCGCCGCTCGGCGCCGGCCGCCGCCGTCCTCACGGTCGTCGCGCTGGTGGCGGTCGCGCTGACGGCCTGCGGGCTGCTGACGGGCGCGTACGCCCCCGCCGCCCTGCTGTCGCGAACCGCGGGGACGGGTCCGGTGGTCGCGGTGACGGTGGCCGCCCTGGCGGTGGCGATCCCGGCGGCGTCGTCCGGGCGACCCGCGCCGCGCGTCGCGGGCGGGCTGCTCGGCGGGCTGCTCGCACTCGCGCTCGTCGCGGTCAACGGCCGCGTCGGCGCGTGGGAGGGCCTGCTCATGCTGGCGGCCATGTTCATGGGCACCGCCGTGCACCGCGCCGAGCACGGCCAGATCTCGCGGCGCACGGCCGGGGCGACGGGCGCGGTGGTACTGACGGGCGCGCTCGCCGCCGGGACGTGGAACGCGGCCCCCTACGGCCGCAACGCCCAGCTCGTGTGGTGCGGCGCGGTCCTGGCGGCGGCCGCGACGTTCGCGGCGGGCTGGCGGCTCCGGCACCGGCGCTTCCCCGCCTGGGCGACCGGCCTCGGCACCATCAGCTTCTCGGTGTACCTGCTGCATCCGCTGCTGCTGATGGTGGCGGCGCAGTTCTTCGACGTCTCCGGACGCGAGGACGCGGTCGGCCTCGCCTTCTTCCTCCTCGTCCTGATCGCGGCGAGCTGGGCCTCGCAGCGCTGGATCGAGGCCCCCGCCCAACGGCTCGGAAGGCGCCTGGCCCGCCCGTCCGCGCCGGACACGCGGCCGGCGCAGCACGCCCTCGCCTCCTGA
- a CDS encoding VOC family protein, with product MPGITHRSTREPAIRSRFLSHGTLKITDVAATRRFYEEVLGLEVVQPMTAVLYARLGGDHTYVCVESRSDRPDMPLLYHNGIDVGSDEEVDEAYREIAEVSEEYGVRELNKPVRQHGVYSFYLKDLDGNWWEIGHLPPGGYRFRFTDARNDLTGRTGLTPQEAKDVFLNPVIDAG from the coding sequence ATGCCGGGGATAACGCATCGCTCGACCAGGGAACCCGCGATCAGGTCGCGTTTCCTCTCGCATGGCACGCTCAAGATCACCGATGTGGCGGCGACGCGGCGCTTCTATGAGGAGGTACTCGGCCTGGAGGTCGTCCAGCCGATGACGGCGGTCCTCTACGCACGGCTCGGCGGCGACCACACCTACGTGTGCGTGGAGTCCAGGTCCGACCGCCCCGACATGCCGCTGCTCTACCACAACGGGATCGACGTGGGCAGCGACGAGGAGGTGGACGAGGCGTACCGCGAGATAGCGGAGGTGTCCGAGGAGTACGGGGTCAGGGAGCTCAACAAGCCCGTCCGCCAGCACGGCGTCTACTCGTTCTACCTCAAGGACCTCGACGGCAACTGGTGGGAGATCGGCCACCTGCCGCCCGGCGGCTACCGGTTCCGCTTCACCGACGCGCGCAACGACCTCACCGGCCGCACCGGCCTCACCCCGCAGGAGGCGAAGGACGTCTTCCTCAACCCGGTCATCGACGCCGGCTGA